CGCATCTCGAACACCTCCGCATCGCCTGCTGCCGGGCGCAATCGATCGAGAGGGCAGGCGCCGTCGATGGACGACGCGGCAGCCACGGCTCCCTCTGCTGATCACGGGGCCTCGAGCGACTTTGCCGGGACCCTGGGCTGAGCCCGCGTCAGGCGAACCGAGCCGGAGCGCACGGGGCAAGCAGGTCCGCCGGCACGTCCTCGCCCAGGACGAGGTCCGCGACCAGCTTCCCGGCGTAGGGCGCCAGCGTCAGCCCGGCCGGGCCGAAGCCGGTGGCCAGGAACAGCCCGGACGCCACCTGGCCGAGCAGCGGCACTGTGTCCGGCGTCGCCGGGCGGAAGCCCACGCGGGTCTCCGCGAGGCTCGCATCGGCCAGCCCGGGAGCAACGGTGAGCGCCTCGTCCAGGATCTCCCGCTGACCGGCGACGGTCACCCGGTGGTCGAAACCCGAGCCGGTTTCGCGGGTGGCGCCCGCGACCACCCGGCCGCCGGGGAACGCGAGCAGGTAGTGACCGCTCTGCGGCAGGACGACCGGCCACGCCGCGGTATCGGTGCCCGGCAGGTCGAAGTGGCTGATCTGCCCCCGTTGCGGCGCCACCGGCACGGGTACGCCCAACGGCTCGGCGACGTCGGCCGACCACGCTCCGGCGGCCAGCACGACCGCGTCGCCGTCCAGCTCGTCCGCCCCTGCGCGTACCCGCAACCCGGGTTGCAACGAAGCGCCCGCCTGGATGAACTGCACGCCCCGGTCGATCGCGGCAGAGATCAGCGCGCGGCGCAGCACCCGTCCGTCCACCCGGCCGATGCCGGTCAGGTGCACTGCCGCGAGGTCCGGTGCCAGCGGCGGGAACAGTTCGCGGGCCTGCGCCGGATCAAGGCGCTGCAAAGTGCCCGCTTCCGGCGCGTCCCCGATCCGGGCGGCGATCCGCTCCTGCTCGGCGGCGAGTTCGCGCTCGTCCGCTGAAACGACAAGCCCGCCGACCACCTCGTACGACGGCTCGTGCCCAAGTTCCCGCAGCTTAGCCGCGAGCTGCGGGTAGTAGCGGCCAGCCGCGGCAGCGAGCGGGTACACCGCGTCGTCCCACCGCGAGGTCCACGGGCTGACGATCCCGGCCCCCGCGTCCGTGGCCACGCCCGGCAGCTCCGCGTCCACCACTACGACATCCGCCCCGCGCACGGCCAGGTGGTAGGCCGTGGCGGCACCACCCATCCCACTGCCGATCACAATCACACGCATGTCTCTCACCTTGCCCGCCCGGCGCCGAAACGTCGACCGAGTAAAGCCATCGCGGCGTTACTAATCCGAACTGATTAGTAGGCCGACCCCCACCCGGCACGTAACCGTTGCTACGAAGCCATCAGGCCGTGACTGTGGTCGGATTAGTAATGATCGGCACAGTATGGCCCGGAATTCCGCTCACCCCGCCGCCGCGGTGTCTTCGCTTCCACGCACGGGCTGCCATCCGCGTCCCGCGCAAGGCAGTCCTCGATCGACTCGGCCAGCCCGCTGTTCAGCGAAGCCAAGGTAGCTTGCAGTGCTTCGGGGCGCGCGTTCGTTATCCGCCTCGAAAAGGCGAGCCGGCATGTGGAAACCGAACAGAGTCAGCGTCTGCACGCCGGATTCCCTTTCTGCAGCACCGAGAATCGAGCCGTCGGTCAGCGACTGAGAGTAGATCTCGCACGGCGGCAACGCAGGTATCCGGCCCGCCGCAGCCTCCGCGCACGCAGTTTCCAGTTGGGAGAAGGACTCGTTCACATGGAACGTACCGCCGAACGCGTCGAAGGTCACCGCGGCGACCCGTCCGGCCAGCGCGTAGAACCGTTGCCAGGCCTCGAAGTCCTTTGTGGACCCCGTGACCGTGCGGAACGATTCGGCGGTGCGCGCTTCGGTCGCGATGTCGACAAGGAGACCTGTTCCGTCGACCGGCACGTACGAAGACATCCGGTGCCGCTCGTCCAGCCCGAGGTCCGCGATGATCCGCCGAGGCAGCAGGCTTACCAGGTAGGAATAGCGGGACAACCGCACGTCGACCCCCGCGAACGGGCGGGAGGACACCGGCGCGCCACCGATCCCGTCGCGCCGTTCGAGCACCAGCACCGGCCGTCCGGCCCCGGCCAGATAGGCCGCCACGACCAGCCCGTTGTGCCCGCTGCCCACGATCACCGCGTCGTAATCCATGCGCGCAAGCCCAGAAGCCCGCGGCCCGGATAAATCGGTTGCGCCGCCGTCGCACCACGCGGCACGCTGGGCACCGATCGGCAGGGTGCCGGGGTGAGGAGGTGCGTCATG
This Amycolatopsis sulphurea DNA region includes the following protein-coding sequences:
- a CDS encoding NAD(P)/FAD-dependent oxidoreductase, giving the protein MRVIVIGSGMGGAATAYHLAVRGADVVVVDAELPGVATDAGAGIVSPWTSRWDDAVYPLAAAAGRYYPQLAAKLRELGHEPSYEVVGGLVVSADERELAAEQERIAARIGDAPEAGTLQRLDPAQARELFPPLAPDLAAVHLTGIGRVDGRVLRRALISAAIDRGVQFIQAGASLQPGLRVRAGADELDGDAVVLAAGAWSADVAEPLGVPVPVAPQRGQISHFDLPGTDTAAWPVVLPQSGHYLLAFPGGRVVAGATRETGSGFDHRVTVAGQREILDEALTVAPGLADASLAETRVGFRPATPDTVPLLGQVASGLFLATGFGPAGLTLAPYAGKLVADLVLGEDVPADLLAPCAPARFA